From Fundulus heteroclitus isolate FHET01 chromosome 5, MU-UCD_Fhet_4.1, whole genome shotgun sequence, a single genomic window includes:
- the ccdc85al gene encoding coiled-coil domain containing 85A, like isoform X2, producing MEKATPPPQPQPQPQLQLSIAKSESPAEDISGLTDEELLRWTKEELVRRLRRSEADKMSVILDHGNLIREVNRSLQLHLNEIRGLKDINQKLQEDNRELRDLCCFLDDDRQKGKRVSREWQRLGRYSASIMRKEVTLYLQKLKELELRQEEVIRENLELKELCLLLDDEKGVLAGGGGVTGGGGGGVGMGGCRNSIDSQNSLLLVPGQGLLMRDVGDGSSTSSAGSADSSDHPHHKPTHLSAGVGSVGSGREKGSPELLHKPRCSSISGVGGADREASSPELPAGRHRSTSLEYPYTLPQLCRPRCGSISVPDHSRVMRGLSPEKYGRSMGHRSPEQHPKHHSSDLLLGQRQHFLGQGGSGELYQKYKRSSISTTGCGSPEPRHAHLGVGEHHEKGCMVHSGSPETHRHQYSVSPDHVKFGSPVREGQRRPAGDELSPHHRSIYNGMNALTPPLDNLTTHASPKKEGW from the exons ATGGAGAAGGCAACTCCGCCGCCTCAGCCCCAGCCGCAGCCCCAGCTCCAGCTGTCCATAGCGAAGAGTGAAAGTCCGGCCGAGGACATCTCAGGTCTGACGGACGAGGAGCTGCTGAGGTGGACCAAAGAGGAGCTGGTGCGCCGGCTGAGGCGCTCCGAGGCCGATAAGATGAGCGTGATTCTCGACCACGGGAATCTCATCCGAGAGGTCAACCGCAGCCTCCAGCTGCACCTAAACGAGATTAGGGGGCTgaag GACATCAACCAGAAGTTGCAAGAAGACAATCGTGAGCTGCGGGACCTGTGCTGCTTCTTAGACGATGACCGACAGAAAGGAAAGCGCGTGTCAAGGGAGTGGCAGCGCCTTGGACGGTACAGCGCCAGCATCATGCGAAAGGAGGTGACTCTGTACCTGCAGAAGCTCAAGGAGCTGGAGCTCAGGCAAGAGGAGGTGATCCGGGAGAACCTGGAGCTGAAGGagctctgcctgctgctggatgacGAGAAGGGGGTTTTGGCCGGAGGGGGGGGTGTCACGGGGGGAGGCGGAGGGGGCGTAGGGATGGGAGGATGCCGCAACTCGATAGACAGCCAGAACAGCTTGCTGCTGGTGCCGGGGCAGGGGCTTCTCATGAGGGACGTGGGGGACGGGAGCAGCACCTCCAGCGCAGGGAGCGCTGACAGCTCGGACCACCCCCACCATAAGCCGACTCACCTCTCTGCGGGAGTGGGCAGTGTCGGGAGCGGCAGGGAAAAAGGCAGCCCCGAACTTTTGCACAAACCCAGGTGTAGCAGCATCAGCGGAGTGGGCGGCGCGGACAGGGAGGCGTCCAGCCCCGAGCTCCCGGCGGGGCGCCACCGGAGCACGAGCCTGGAGTACCCTTACACGCTGCCCCAGCTCTGCCGGCCCCGCTGCGGCTCCATATCCGTCCCCGACCACAGCCGGGTCATGCGGGGCCTAAGCCCGGAAAAGTACGGGCGGAGCATGGGCCACCGCAGCCCCGAGCAGCACCCCAAGCACCACAGCTCGGATCTCCTTCTGGGCCAAAGGCAGCACTTCCTGGGCCAAGGGGGCAGCGGGGAGCTCTATCAGAAGTACAAGCGGAGCAGTATTAGCACCACGGGCTGTGGAAGCCCCGAACCCCGGCACGCACATTTGGGGGTCGGCGAGCACCACGAAAAGGGCTGCATGGTCCACAGCGGCAGCCCCGAGACTCACAGGCACCAGTACAGCGTGAGCCCGGACCACGTAAAGTTTGGCAGCCCTGTGAGGGAGGGCCAGAGGAGGCCAGCTGGTGACGAGCTGTCACCACACCATCGGAGCATCTACAACGGCATGAATG
- the ccdc85al gene encoding coiled-coil domain containing 85A, like isoform X1, with amino-acid sequence MEKATPPPQPQPQPQLQLSIAKSESPAEDISGLTDEELLRWTKEELVRRLRRSEADKMSVILDHGNLIREVNRSLQLHLNEIRGLKDINQKLQEDNRELRDLCCFLDDDRQKGKRVSREWQRLGRYSASIMRKEVTLYLQKLKELELRQEEVIRENLELKELCLLLDDEKGVLAGGGGVTGGGGGGVGMGGCRNSIDSQNSLLLVPGQGLLMRDVGDGSSTSSAGSADSSDHPHHKPTHLSAGVGSVGSGREKGSPELLHKPRCSSISGVGGADREASSPELPAGRHRSTSLEYPYTLPQLCRPRCGSISVPDHSRVMRGLSPEKYGRSMGHRSPEQHPKHHSSDLLLGQRQHFLGQGGSGELYQKYKRSSISTTGCGSPEPRHAHLGVGEHHEKGCMVHSGSPETHRHQYSVSPDHVKFGSPVREGQRRPAGDELSPHHRSIYNGMNALISAGCCTNNCRNVKLWDSFDASS; translated from the exons ATGGAGAAGGCAACTCCGCCGCCTCAGCCCCAGCCGCAGCCCCAGCTCCAGCTGTCCATAGCGAAGAGTGAAAGTCCGGCCGAGGACATCTCAGGTCTGACGGACGAGGAGCTGCTGAGGTGGACCAAAGAGGAGCTGGTGCGCCGGCTGAGGCGCTCCGAGGCCGATAAGATGAGCGTGATTCTCGACCACGGGAATCTCATCCGAGAGGTCAACCGCAGCCTCCAGCTGCACCTAAACGAGATTAGGGGGCTgaag GACATCAACCAGAAGTTGCAAGAAGACAATCGTGAGCTGCGGGACCTGTGCTGCTTCTTAGACGATGACCGACAGAAAGGAAAGCGCGTGTCAAGGGAGTGGCAGCGCCTTGGACGGTACAGCGCCAGCATCATGCGAAAGGAGGTGACTCTGTACCTGCAGAAGCTCAAGGAGCTGGAGCTCAGGCAAGAGGAGGTGATCCGGGAGAACCTGGAGCTGAAGGagctctgcctgctgctggatgacGAGAAGGGGGTTTTGGCCGGAGGGGGGGGTGTCACGGGGGGAGGCGGAGGGGGCGTAGGGATGGGAGGATGCCGCAACTCGATAGACAGCCAGAACAGCTTGCTGCTGGTGCCGGGGCAGGGGCTTCTCATGAGGGACGTGGGGGACGGGAGCAGCACCTCCAGCGCAGGGAGCGCTGACAGCTCGGACCACCCCCACCATAAGCCGACTCACCTCTCTGCGGGAGTGGGCAGTGTCGGGAGCGGCAGGGAAAAAGGCAGCCCCGAACTTTTGCACAAACCCAGGTGTAGCAGCATCAGCGGAGTGGGCGGCGCGGACAGGGAGGCGTCCAGCCCCGAGCTCCCGGCGGGGCGCCACCGGAGCACGAGCCTGGAGTACCCTTACACGCTGCCCCAGCTCTGCCGGCCCCGCTGCGGCTCCATATCCGTCCCCGACCACAGCCGGGTCATGCGGGGCCTAAGCCCGGAAAAGTACGGGCGGAGCATGGGCCACCGCAGCCCCGAGCAGCACCCCAAGCACCACAGCTCGGATCTCCTTCTGGGCCAAAGGCAGCACTTCCTGGGCCAAGGGGGCAGCGGGGAGCTCTATCAGAAGTACAAGCGGAGCAGTATTAGCACCACGGGCTGTGGAAGCCCCGAACCCCGGCACGCACATTTGGGGGTCGGCGAGCACCACGAAAAGGGCTGCATGGTCCACAGCGGCAGCCCCGAGACTCACAGGCACCAGTACAGCGTGAGCCCGGACCACGTAAAGTTTGGCAGCCCTGTGAGGGAGGGCCAGAGGAGGCCAGCTGGTGACGAGCTGTCACCACACCATCGGAGCATCTACAACGGCATGAATG